ATCATAATGATAATCATGATCTTCAAGTATTCCTCTAAATAAATCTTCAGTATATTTCTCTATTGAATATTCAGCATGTTTCTTCTCTAAAACTTCTTTAGAGATTTTCAGATTATTTCTTAGATCTTCGTCACTGATGTTTAAATCACAGAGTGTTAAAGTAATCTTTCTTAATTCGtatatttgatttatacTCAAGTTTGTATATTTCAGGATATTTACTAGTACAGAATAAGATattcttaatattttctctctacttttatcttttaaaatacatataATCTTCTTCAAGAAAATATCTCTTAATTTGTCAATATATTCCCGATTAAAAGATAATACATATAATATTAGTAAGATATTATACTGTACttctttaataaagatCAAGTCATCAAGTATTTTCACTATATTTTCGtcatttattattagaGATTTCCTCTTCTCCAGGTCATAATTCATATTAAGCTTCCctgatataaaaatgacaAATAAGCTCaataattcatttttctCTTCGTAATTTGAGTCTTCTTTGAGCATGTACTTAAAAAAGACCAAGTATTCTTTCCTGTGTTCTtggtttttatataaatcaGTCAAGAGACTGAAAGATTTATAAGAAATGTAAGTAtctctattttttaaaagagaaataaGAAGATCTTCAGGAATAATATGAGGATATTTGTAGAGAATGTAAGAAATTTGTTCTACAGAggaatattttatgatttgaTGTATGTCATCATTTTGAAGAGCAGTTTCTATTTCTTCtatgaaatttaaagaGGTGTTCATTTGGGCAGTAAATTTAGACTCAGCAGATTTGAGAAAAATGGCCATGAGATTTTAAGGGGGAATAAAACAAGAAGATTTAAGAGA
Above is a window of Vairimorpha necatrix chromosome 2, complete sequence DNA encoding:
- a CDS encoding V-type proton ATPase subunit H (VMA13), producing MAIFLKSAESKFTAQMNTSLNFIEEIETALQNDDIHQIIKYSSVEQISYILYKYPHIIPEDLLISLLKNRDTYISYKSFSLLTDLYKNQEHRKEYLVFFKYMLKEDSNYEEKNELLSLFVIFISGKLNMNYDLEKRKSLIINDENIVKILDDLIFIKEVQYNILLILYVLSFNREYIDKLRDIFLKKIICILKDKSREKILRISYSVLVNILKYTNLSINQIYELRKITLTLCDLNISDEDLRNNLKISKEVLEKKHAEYSIEKYTEDLFRGILEDHDYHYDEVFWNTNMDHINKNIVDIIKILKKYLKSNNNEWVCLACNDIYMIIKGSPNITRLINKHQVNDVLYELTKSENDEVRFKAIQALYASIFSEWN